Proteins co-encoded in one Oncorhynchus kisutch isolate 150728-3 linkage group LG1, Okis_V2, whole genome shotgun sequence genomic window:
- the ttll3 gene encoding tubulin monoglycylase TTLL3 isoform X5 produces the protein MQHMPQGRVRCSPFNLPEINPDRLKTAKALVEKAVQLRRVFTVQGPYPVIRAALQARGWVERRLPHPAPKPAGRCHGEEDGEDGDDSNDDNDKGVEGARGHDPDDMYDLMSRLVRNETTYFYWTTRRDEIDCRSLRKDQMTNHYAKSGTFTTKVGLCVNLRNLQWFDATNPDTFFPRCYRLGADDEKHAFIDFRRTACTSLLQHIVERSDGEEEKVQENLSQSEGPRKHRATRLVSPRMIDRALHVCQEFLNSLDHSDIDVTMETPPSLTEQQWVKFMHDYYLVVHEGVGIEGSGVYVERCQAMLNRLQVCPQLETDGLHNIWIIKPGAKSRGRGIMCMNRLEDILRLVDSDPSLIKDSKWVVQKYLERPLLVYATKFDLRQWFLVTDWNPLTVWFYRECYLRFSTQPYSTQTLASSVHLCNNSIQKHFQPSQWRHPEVPKDNMWSCSQFRAFLHAQGQGASWGALVVPGMQRAVVHALQTAQDLVEGRRGSFELYGADFMLGRDLRPWLLEINASPTMAPSTAVTARLCPAVQLDTLKVVLDRRADPGAYTGGFQLIYKQATVEVPQYMGVNLLVEGAPLRRPRLPPHRIRVILDPPLTTHIHTRTNQSASETEDKPSSHRPSPCRHPSGKENQSRLRGNRFHKRDEEGGALGRQHTSPTLRLSQRMATERPLALHSEHQKGARCLGMSRNCPLRLVPRTLSHSLSTPCGILGGDTHPFHPNPHPRPAPGPCTARPFLPQSSLGPPRKAPTRNLPTLYGPIPALEVFGLRPSPLTEPLSGPNSGLRPWPPHTPVPPPLPQAGYGHL, from the exons ATGCAGCACATGCCtc AGGGGAGGGTGCGTTGCAGTCCGTTTAACCTGCCAGAGATAAACCCAGACAGGCTGAAGACTGCCAAGGCTCTGGTGGAGAAGGCTGTCCAG ctgcgGAGGGTTTTCACTGTACAGGGCCCCTATCCTGTGATCCGTGCTGCCTTGCAGGCCAGAGGTTGGGTGGAGCGTCGACTGCCACACCCCGCCCCAAAACCAGCAGGCCGTTGTCATGGTGAAGAGGATGGTGAGGATGGGGATGACAGTAATGATGACAACG ACAAAGGGGTGGAGGGGGCGAGGGGGCACGACCCTGATGACATGTATGACCTCATG TCTCGTCTGGTGCGAAATGAAACAACATACTTCTACTGGACGACACGGAGGGATGAGATTGACTGCCGCTCGTTACGGAAGGACCAGATGACCAATCACTATGCAAAGTCGGGCACTTTCACCACCAAG gtgggtctgtgtgtgaacTTGAGGAACCTTCAGTGGTTTGATGCTACAAACCCAGACACATTCTTCCCACGATGCTACAGGCTCGGGGCAGATGATGAGAAACATGCCTTCATTG ACTTCAGGAGGACTGCATGTACTAGTCTGCTGCAGCACATAGTGGAaaggagtgatggagaggaaGAAAAGGTGCAAGAGAACTTGTCACAATCCGAGG GCCCTAGGAAACACAGAGCAACTCGATTGGTCAGTCCAAGAATGATTGACAGGGCTTTGCACGTATGCCAGGAGTTTCTCAACAGCTTGGACCACAGTGACattgatgtcaccatggaaacgCCACCCTCCCTCACAGAACAGCAGTGGGTCAAGTTCATGCATGACTACTACCTGGTCGTCca tgaaggTGTGGGGATCGAGGGCAGTGGTGTGTATGTGGAGCGTTGTCAGGCCATGCTGAATAGACTACAGGTGTGTCCACAGCTGGAGACGGATGGCCTCCACAACATCTGGATCATCAAACCAGGGGCCAAGTCACGGGGCAGGG GTATAATGTGTATGAATCGCCTGGAGGATATCCTGAGGCTGGTGGACAGTGACCCATCCTTAATCAAGGACAGTAAGTGGGTGGTGCAGAAGTACCTGGAGCGCCCCCTGTTGGTCTATGCCACCAAGTTTGACCTGCGCCAGTGGTTCCTGGTCACAGACTGGAACCCACTGACCGTGTGGTTCTATCGCGAGTGCTACCTGCGCTTCTCCACCCAACCCTACTCCACACAAACCCTGGCTAG CTCGGTCCACCTGTGTAACAACTCCATTCAGAAGCATTTCCAGCCGTCTCAATGGCGCCACCCGGAGGTGCCCAAGGACAACATGTGGTCGTGCTCCCAGTTCCGGGCCTTCCTGCATGCCCAGGGCCAGGGGGCATCGTGGGGGGCGCTGGTGGTGCCTGGGATGCAGCGGGCAGTGGTCCACGCCCTCCAGACGGCCCAGGACCTGGTGGAGGGGCGCAGGGGCAGCTTTGAGCTCTACGGGGCAGACTTCATGCTGGGTCGGGACCTGAGGCCCTGGCTACTGGAGATCAACGCCAGCCCCACGATGGCCCCCTCCACGGCAGTCACCGCCCGCCTCTGCCCTGCCGTGCAGCTGGATACCCTCAAGGTGGTGCTGGACCGACGGGCAGACCCTGGGGCCTATACAGGGGGCTTTCAGCTCATCTACAAACAG GCTACAGTTGAAGTCCCTCAGTACATGGGAGTTAACCTGCTGGTGGAGGGAGCCCCACTAAGACGACCCCGACTGCCCCCACATAGAATCCGTGTCATCCTTGACCCCCCTCtcaccacacacattcacacccgCACCAACCAATCAGCCTCAGAAACAGAGGACAAACCCTCCAGTCATAGACCATCCCCATGCCGCCACCCCTCAGGCAAAGAGAACCAATCAAGGTTAAGGGGGAATAGGTTCCACAAAAGAGATGAAGAGGGTGGAGCCCTGGGGCGCCAGCACACCTCCCCTACTCTGAGGTTGTCTCAGAGAATGGCAACAGAGCGCCCTCTGGCACTCCACAGCGAGCACCAGAAGGGGGCTCGTTGCCTGGGGATGAGCAGAAATTGTCCTCTCCGCCTGGTTCCCAGGACTCTGTCCCACTCCCTTAGCACCCCCTGTGGCATTTTAGGGGGTGACACCCACCCCTTTCACCCTAACCCCCACCCCAGGCCTGCCCCAGGACCCTGCACCGCCCGGCCCTTCCTCCCCCAGTCCTCCCTGGGACCCCCGCGCAAGGCTCCAACCCGGAACCTGCCCACCCTCTACGGCCCCATCCCAGCCCTGGAGGTCTTTGGCCTGCGCCCCAGCCCACTGACAGAACCCTTATCTGGGCCCAACTCTGGCCTCCGACCCTGGCCTCCGCATACACCAGTTCCTCCCCCACTTCCACAGGCAGGCTATGGCCACCTATAA